Within the candidate division WOR-3 bacterium genome, the region AACAAAATAATCGCTCTGCCCATCATTCCTCCTCTTAAGTACCGATCATATATTTTTCATATAAGTTCTTGATGAATTCGGCTCTTTCGACTTCAGTAAGTTCTTCAACCGCCTCATCCAGTTCAGGAGACAGATAATCCTCCACCTTGGACATATCATCAATCAGTTTGTCATCAACCACACCGCTGAGTCCCAGCTCGGCGATCTCTCTGTCCTCAAGCAGGGTCGAGAAAGGAACAGTCAACTCCACGGTGTTATCATTTCGATTGAGAAATATAATGATGACCAGCGCGGCGGCAGCCGACGCAAGAATACGCAGAACCCCTGAAACAGAGAATCGGTGTGCGGGTTTCAATCTTATCTCTCTCCGTCTCAAACCATCAAGCAGGCCTTCGAAAAATTCGTTTTCAGGAAGTTGAACTTCATCATATTCTAAAACACTGTAGAGCCCTTTCAGTTCTTTTAACTCTGCACGACATCTCCCGCAGAATTCCAGATGTTCATTGAAGATGCGGTTTTCTTCTTCGGTTAAATTTCCTTCCACGTAGTCGATGAGCTTTCTTTTAAACCGCTGACATAACTTCATACCCATTCCTTTAATAAAATCCTCAATTTATTGACGGCATGATGATGGTTCGCCTTTGCAGCACCCGTGGTAATACCCATAATCTCACCTATCTCAGCAAAGGTATAACCGTCGTAGTGATGGAGAATAAAACAGAGCCGCTGCCTTTCGGGTAATCTGGAAAGGGCATTATCAATCGCAATCTTCATTCTCACCCTCTGTTCCATCGACCCGGTGTTATGAACGGACTCGTAATGGAGTTCAGGGGCTTTTTGCCGTCGCTTAAAAGAAAGACAGGTATTAACCGCAATTCTGTAAACCCAGGTGAAAAACTTCGATTTTTCGTTGAATTTAGTAAGATTATGATAAATTTTTTTAAAGACATCCTGAGTAAGTTCACGAGCATCCGCATCATTCCTGGTAAAACGGTAACATATCGAGTACAACGACACCCGGTATTTTTCGAAGATACGGTCGAACGCCTTTTCGTTGCCATTCTTAAATTCTCTAACCAATAAAATATCTTCATCGCCATTCATTATATTTGGACGCTCGGTGATAAGAAAATGGTTTAATCCTCAGTTCTCTTCGTCGGCATAAGGTTCGAACTGCTCTATCTCTGCGCCGCAGACCGGGCAGACCCATTCCTCAGGCAGCTCTTCAAACGAAGTGCCTGAAAGAATACCGTTGTCAGGATCCCCGAAACCGGGATCATAAATATAACCGCAAACAGTGCATTGCCATTTGCCAATCATATTCCTCCTTTTTAAACACCAAATTCTATTAAAAAAATATGATGTGTCAAGGTCTTAATTGAGACTCGTAAAGCTCCTTGTATTTAACCGCGGATTTCTCCCAGGAAAAATCATAGCCCATACATTTTTCAGAAAGGGTTTTCAATAAACGAGGCTCTTTGTCGTACAGGGTATATGCCTTTGACAACGCCTGCAGCATCTCTTCAGCCGAATATCCTTCAAATAAAAAACCGTTACCGGAATTATTCCGGCGGTCGAACTCTTCGATGGTGTCGGCGAGTCCACCGGTCTTCCGAACGACGGGTACGGTGCCGTATCTCAAACTTATCAACTGCCCAAGACCACAGGGTTCATATCGTGACGGCATAAGGAAAAAATCAGAACCGGCGTAGATCCGATGCGCCAGTCTGTTATCGAATCGTATATTGAGGGAGACCCTGCCGGCATACCTGCTGGCAAGCGCACTCAGTGACTTCTGATACTTTTCTTCTCCAGACCCGAGGATGATGAGGTTGAAACCCATATCGAGGATCGAATCGAATGCATCTATGATGATATCGAATCCTTTCTGTTCTGCAATCCTTGAAATAATACCGAGAAGCGGAGTACTGTTTTTCAAATCATGCTCTTTTATAAGCGCCGACCTGTTCTTCTGCTTCCCATCGTAGTCATTATAAAGATGGTAAATCAACGGATCGGTTTCAGGATTCCACGTTTTATAATCGATACCATTGATGATTCCGAAAAGGTTTTCTTTTCTTTTCCGCAGCACACCGTCGAGGCCGAAACCGAGTTCGGACGTCTGGATCTCCTTTGCGTAGTTCTCTGAAACCGTCGTGATAATATCACTGTATAATATGCCGGCTTTAAGAAAATTAATTTTGCCGTAGAACTCCAGTGATTCGGGAGTGAAGTAGTCTCTGGCGAGTCCAAGCAAAGGGAATTTTTCAGCTGGGAACAGACCCTGATACCCGAGGTTGTGGATGGTAAAAACTGTTTTCACGGATACTTTTTCAAGCTTCAAATAGAGCGGGAGCAAAGCACTCTGCCAATCATTACAGTGCACGATATCAAAACTTTCATCTTCTGTTATATACCGGCTCATCGCTTTACAGAAAAGAGTAAACCGTTCACAATTGTCCGGATAATCGCCTTTTTCCGAACCATAGATTCCATCCCGCAGGAAAAACTCAGGACAGTCGATGAAATAAAAATCATCTTTTTTATGGATACCGACGTGATACTTCTTCGTAATATCGACTTCGATATCTTTCACGAATGTCGTACCGCTGATTCCTTTATACTTCGGAAGAAAAATTTTCGTCTCGATACCGAGTTTCTTGAGATAAAGAGGCAGGGTACCGGCTACATCGGCAAGGCCGCCTGTCTTTGCATACGGAACTGCTTC harbors:
- a CDS encoding RNA polymerase sigma factor: MNGDEDILLVREFKNGNEKAFDRIFEKYRVSLYSICYRFTRNDADARELTQDVFKKIYHNLTKFNEKSKFFTWVYRIAVNTCLSFKRRQKAPELHYESVHNTGSMEQRVRMKIAIDNALSRLPERQRLCFILHHYDGYTFAEIGEIMGITTGAAKANHHHAVNKLRILLKEWV
- a CDS encoding rubredoxin, with product MIGKWQCTVCGYIYDPGFGDPDNGILSGTSFEELPEEWVCPVCGAEIEQFEPYADEEN
- the glgA gene encoding glycogen synthase GlgA codes for the protein MKVAFVASEAVPYAKTGGLADVAGTLPLYLKKLGIETKIFLPKYKGISGTTFVKDIEVDITKKYHVGIHKKDDFYFIDCPEFFLRDGIYGSEKGDYPDNCERFTLFCKAMSRYITEDESFDIVHCNDWQSALLPLYLKLEKVSVKTVFTIHNLGYQGLFPAEKFPLLGLARDYFTPESLEFYGKINFLKAGILYSDIITTVSENYAKEIQTSELGFGLDGVLRKRKENLFGIINGIDYKTWNPETDPLIYHLYNDYDGKQKNRSALIKEHDLKNSTPLLGIISRIAEQKGFDIIIDAFDSILDMGFNLIILGSGEEKYQKSLSALASRYAGRVSLNIRFDNRLAHRIYAGSDFFLMPSRYEPCGLGQLISLRYGTVPVVRKTGGLADTIEEFDRRNNSGNGFLFEGYSAEEMLQALSKAYTLYDKEPRLLKTLSEKCMGYDFSWEKSAVKYKELYESQLRP